From Arctopsyche grandis isolate Sample6627 chromosome 12, ASM5162203v2, whole genome shotgun sequence, one genomic window encodes:
- the LOC143920239 gene encoding protein ABHD18 isoform X1, whose protein sequence is MSASRLDAVYRSILITKFFTKGWGKPDNLRRLFEFRKIVANREECYKLISPNYPITITKEEKRSDYHLLEGHFLTPMELFLPGVVPPCARQAHFQIIMPATWSQTDYKPMCVHLAGTGDHFFWRRRNLMAKPLLKEGGIGAIILENPFYGLRKPQDQVRSALHNVSDIFVMGGCLILETLVLLRWCERNGLGPLGVTGLSMGGHMASLAATNWPKPLVLVPCLSWSTASAVFTKGVMSNSINWELLETQFFSDGEYRDKLAKMVTIVDEAFLAGRKFAQHFSTNSNKDLFFDLHSLNLPKILKDTNSAVKNFDITNPDNLSSCRGFLPEENQNYSMIKKNSESSNVASNNAGSLKTLNQKITTTLYEKITSTKKFELEPSEINELNELAFQSVDSTWKKEKNDNTFSKLANINNSNDSVSNLNSENIQTIETTNKYANSLDKGQTSPKASSVMEPEKSDKKTLTKNILSNIPFISKPKENTSVKWRNREALQFMRGVMDEFTHLGNFSIPYDTSLIIAVCAKNDAYVPRGDSGALEELWPGAEVRYIDAGHVTAYVLHQRLFRSCIVEAFERSKSKWQEQKET, encoded by the exons ATGAGCGCCAGCCGACTGGACGCCGTCTATCGCAGTATCCTCATCACCAAGTTCTTTACCAAAGGCTGGGGCAAACCTGATAACCTTCGCAG ACTTTTTGAATTCCGTAAAATAGTAGCAAACAGAGAAGAATGTTACAAATTGATCTCGCCGAACTATCCCATCACAATAACCAAA GAAGAAAAACGATCAGATTATCATCTGCTAGAAGGACATTTTTTAACACCTATGGAGCTTTTTTTACCCGGTGTAGTTCCTCCCTGTGCTCGACAAGCTCATTTTCAA ATTATTATGCCAGCAACTTGGTCCCAGACTGATTATAAACCAATGTGCGTGCATCTAGCTGGAACTGGAGACCAT TTTTTCTGGAGAAGAAGGAATTTAATGGCCAAGCCTCTATTGAAGGAGGGTGGTATTGGTGCTATCATATTAGAAAACCCATTCTATGGATTAAGGAAACCCCAAGATCAAGT ACGTTCAGCATTGCACAATGTATCAGACATTTTTGTCATGGGGGGTTGTTTAATATTAGAAACATTAGTTTTATTGCGTTGGTGTGAGAGAAATGGCCTGGGACCTTTAGGAGTTACGGGTCTATCGATGGGCGGACAT ATGGCTTCATTAGCTGCAACCAATTGGCCCAAACCCCTGGTGCTGGTACCCTGTCTATCGTGGTCAACAGCGTCAGCTGTCTTCACTAAg GGTGTCATGTCGAACTCTATAAACTGGGAACTTTTGGAAACGCAATTCTTTTCTGATGGAGAATACAGGGATAAACTTGCTAAAATGGTGACCATAGTAGACGAAGCCTTTCTTGCTGGTCGGAAATTTGCTCAACATTTTTCTACAAATTCAAACAAAGACTTATTCTTCGATTTGCATTCTTTGAACTTACCCAAGATACTGAAAGATACAAATAGTGCAGTCAAAAATTTCGATATAACTAACCCAGACAATTTATCGAGTTGTCGAGGTTTTCTTCCTGAAGAAAATCAAAATTACtcgatgataaaaaaaaattcagaaagTTCAAATGTTGCCTCAAATAACGCGGGTTCTTTAAAAACTCtaaatcaaaaaataacaacaacactatatgaaaaaatcacatccacaaaaaagttcgaACTGGAGCCGAGTGAAATAAACGAATTGAATGAGTTGGCTTTTCAATCGGTGGATTCTACAtggaaaaaggaaaaaaatgataaCACATTTTCAAAGTTAGCCAATATTAATAATAGCAACGACAGTGTTTCTAATTtaaattctgaaaatattcagaCAATTGAGACTACAAATAAATATGCCAATAGTTTAGACAAAGGACAGACGTCTCCTAAAGCGTCATCAGTGATGGAACCTGAGAAAAGTGATAAAAAGACACTGACAAAAAACATCTTATCAAATATTCCGTTCATATCGAAACCGAAAGAAAACACCAGTGTAAAATGGCGAAACCGAGAGGCCCTTCAATTCATGCGAGGAGTCATGGACGAGTTTACCCATCTAGGAAATTTTTCAATACCGTATGATACATCATTAATCATAG CCGTATGTGCAAAAAATGATGCATATGTGCCCCGAGGCGATTCTGGTGCATTGGAAGAGTTGTGGCCTGGAGCTGAGGTGCGGTACATCGATGCTGGCCATGTTACAGCTTATGTCCTTCACCAACGGCTCTTCAG ATCGTGCATTGTTGAGGcattcgaaagatcaaaaagcaAATGGCAGGAACAGAAAGAAACTTGA
- the LOC143920239 gene encoding protein ABHD18 isoform X2, translated as MSASRLDAVYRSILITKFFTKGWGKPDNLRRLFEFRKIVANREECYKLISPNYPITITKEEKRSDYHLLEGHFLTPMELFLPGVVPPCARQAHFQIIMPATWSQTDYKPMCVHLAGTGDHFFWRRRNLMAKPLLKEGGIGAIILENPFYGLRKPQDQVRSALHNVSDIFVMGGCLILETLVLLRWCERNGLGPLGVTGLSMGGHMASLAATNWPKPLVLVPCLSWSTASAVFTKGVMSNSINWELLETQFFSDGEYRDKLAKMVTIVDEAFLAGRKFAQHFSTNSNKDLFFDLHSLNLPKILKDTNSAVKNFDITNPDNLSSCRGFLPEENQNYSMIKKNSESSNVASNNAGSLKTLNQKITTTLYEKITSTKNDKKTLTKNILSNIPFISKPKENTSVKWRNREALQFMRGVMDEFTHLGNFSIPYDTSLIIAVCAKNDAYVPRGDSGALEELWPGAEVRYIDAGHVTAYVLHQRLFRSCIVEAFERSKSKWQEQKET; from the exons ATGAGCGCCAGCCGACTGGACGCCGTCTATCGCAGTATCCTCATCACCAAGTTCTTTACCAAAGGCTGGGGCAAACCTGATAACCTTCGCAG ACTTTTTGAATTCCGTAAAATAGTAGCAAACAGAGAAGAATGTTACAAATTGATCTCGCCGAACTATCCCATCACAATAACCAAA GAAGAAAAACGATCAGATTATCATCTGCTAGAAGGACATTTTTTAACACCTATGGAGCTTTTTTTACCCGGTGTAGTTCCTCCCTGTGCTCGACAAGCTCATTTTCAA ATTATTATGCCAGCAACTTGGTCCCAGACTGATTATAAACCAATGTGCGTGCATCTAGCTGGAACTGGAGACCAT TTTTTCTGGAGAAGAAGGAATTTAATGGCCAAGCCTCTATTGAAGGAGGGTGGTATTGGTGCTATCATATTAGAAAACCCATTCTATGGATTAAGGAAACCCCAAGATCAAGT ACGTTCAGCATTGCACAATGTATCAGACATTTTTGTCATGGGGGGTTGTTTAATATTAGAAACATTAGTTTTATTGCGTTGGTGTGAGAGAAATGGCCTGGGACCTTTAGGAGTTACGGGTCTATCGATGGGCGGACAT ATGGCTTCATTAGCTGCAACCAATTGGCCCAAACCCCTGGTGCTGGTACCCTGTCTATCGTGGTCAACAGCGTCAGCTGTCTTCACTAAg GGTGTCATGTCGAACTCTATAAACTGGGAACTTTTGGAAACGCAATTCTTTTCTGATGGAGAATACAGGGATAAACTTGCTAAAATGGTGACCATAGTAGACGAAGCCTTTCTTGCTGGTCGGAAATTTGCTCAACATTTTTCTACAAATTCAAACAAAGACTTATTCTTCGATTTGCATTCTTTGAACTTACCCAAGATACTGAAAGATACAAATAGTGCAGTCAAAAATTTCGATATAACTAACCCAGACAATTTATCGAGTTGTCGAGGTTTTCTTCCTGAAGAAAATCAAAATTACtcgatgataaaaaaaaattcagaaagTTCAAATGTTGCCTCAAATAACGCGGGTTCTTTAAAAACTCtaaatcaaaaaataacaacaacactatatgaaaaaatcacatccacaaaaaa TGATAAAAAGACACTGACAAAAAACATCTTATCAAATATTCCGTTCATATCGAAACCGAAAGAAAACACCAGTGTAAAATGGCGAAACCGAGAGGCCCTTCAATTCATGCGAGGAGTCATGGACGAGTTTACCCATCTAGGAAATTTTTCAATACCGTATGATACATCATTAATCATAG CCGTATGTGCAAAAAATGATGCATATGTGCCCCGAGGCGATTCTGGTGCATTGGAAGAGTTGTGGCCTGGAGCTGAGGTGCGGTACATCGATGCTGGCCATGTTACAGCTTATGTCCTTCACCAACGGCTCTTCAG ATCGTGCATTGTTGAGGcattcgaaagatcaaaaagcaAATGGCAGGAACAGAAAGAAACTTGA
- the aspr gene encoding asperous — protein MALVRAVLWVIPIFVLCQPTVYGMAYSTYSSTCAGGTCGVNAQCTVSGGRPVCSCLPGYEGDPLSVCKKVECSDHTECRGHLACQNNKCVNPCAGACGNNANCDVRNHVPVCSCPTQYTGNPISGCRLMNPDELCHPSPCGQNTKCDVINNVPTCSCLPGYQGSPLSGCRHECESDGECGPQQHCQQYKCVNPCSQCGINAECETVRSHVATCKCPKGYFGDPYRSCQAECVTNSDCPNYKPSCVYNQCVDPCKGSCGHQANCQLRGATPICSCPKDMTGDPFVSCRPFEKRDLCEPNPCGANAKCQAGHDNNNRERPVCTCLPGYVGNALTSCNRGECQYDEECPHNKACIGYSCVNPCRGQCGAGAECNARRHIAVCTCPNGSEGDALVACSTKRTSYPSSRYYRFW, from the exons ATGGCCCTGGTCAGAGCGGTCTTGTGGGTGATACCCATTTTTGTGCTATGCCAGCCCACAGTGTATG GTATGGCATATTCGACATACAGCTCCACCTGTGCCGGAGGAACTTGCGGAGTAAACGCTCAATGCACAGTCAGCGGTGGTCGACCTGTATGTTCCTGTCTTCCAGGATATGAGGGTGATCCTCTTTCAGTGTGCAAGAAAGTTGAATGCTCCG ACCATACCGAATGTAGAGGCCACTTAGCTTGTCAAAATAACAAATGCGTGAATCCATGCGCTGGCGCCTGTGGAAACAATGCTAATTGCGAT GTACGCAATCATGTTCCGGTATGCAGCTGCCCTACGCAATACACTGGTAATCCGATTTCAGGATGCAGATTGATGAACCCAG atgAACTGTGTCACCCAAGCCCTTGCGGTCAAAATACGAAATGCGACGTTATTAACAATGTACCGACATGTAGCTGCCTTCCTGGTTAtcag GGTAGTCCACTTAGTGGATGTAGACACGAATGTGAATCCGATGGAGAATGTGGTCCACAACAGCATTGTCAGCAATACAAATGTGTGAATCCATGCAGTCAATGCGGTATCAATGCTGAATGTGAAACAGTTCGCAGTCACGTAGCTACATGCAAATGTCCAAAG GGATACTTTGGAGATCCCTACAGATCGTGTCAAGCTGAATGCGTTACGAATTCCGACTGTCCAAATTACAAACCATCCTGTGTATATAACCAATGTGTAGATCCTTGCAAAGGATCATGCGGTCATCAAGCAAACTGTCAACTCCGTGGTGCTACACCAATTTGTTCCTGTCCGAAAGATATGACTGGCGATCCTTTTGTAAGCTGCAGACCATTTGAAAAAA gaGATCTTTGTGAGCCAAATCCATGCGGAGCAAATGCAAAATGTCAAGCAGGACACGATAATAACAATCGAGAACGACCCGTTTGTACATGTTTGCCTGGATATGTTGGAAATGCTTTAACCAGTTGTAAcaga GGTGAATGTCAATATGATGAGGAATGTCCTCATAATAAGGCTTGCATCGGTTACTCTTGTGTCAATCCATGTCGCGGTCAATGCGGAGCTGGTGCTGAATGTAATGCACGACGTCATATTGCCGTTTGCACTTGTCCTAATGGCAGCGAAGGAGACGCCCTGGTTGCTTGCAGTACAAAGAGAACAAGTTATCCTTCATCTCGTTATTACCGCTTTTGGTGA
- the LOC143919523 gene encoding uncharacterized protein LOC143919523 isoform X2: MEGGAHPPGGAAPSHAQSTIPDYDDLLYCNLCNKAFAKTLQYQNHMRNHRAERRFPCIHCSKSFSQSNNLRAHLRIHTNERPFKCVECGKAFTQVTNLNNHIRLHTGERPYVCSVPGCDKAFAQVTNLNNHRRSHQKDMPYACDLCDKIFQQQNHLILHRQIHTQQLLKVGLSATGQRLTLLTCLACGDSFMEERLLKRHVRESCKEGGVPRPNIKIPGYLQDGVKKKCIFGDCQLVFNDMPSLHVHLSKDHGMLINPNQNKARRYIPNYLNDDQVTIKTEKSLHQLPIESSSQLKIPHPPSSLSLSKPFQPPLSQEFQSQPIDLKILDMEVTEENGIENVYYNTPTKFNKKNDECNKSDSEENSSSNEETYEESCDVGKRKYKSNPQNMKLVCSKCFSTFTSPASLDKHIQSKHG; encoded by the exons ATGGAGGGCGGCGCCCACCCCCCGGGCGGCGCCGCCCCCTCGCACGCG cAATCCACTATACCAGATTATGACGATTTGTTGTATTGTAATTTGTGCAATAAAGCATTTGCTAAAACTCTGCAGTACCAAAATCACATGCGAAACCACCGAGCAGAACGTAGATTTCCCTGCATACACTGTTCTAAAT cattttcacAATCCAATAATCTTCGTGCTCATCTTAGAATTCATACAAACGAAAGACCATTCAAATGTGTCGAGTGTGGTAAAGCTTTTACACAG GTAACCAACTTGAATAATCACATAAGACTTCATACTGGTGAACGTCCATATGTTTGTTCTGTTCCGGGTTGTGACAAAGCTTTTGCACAG GTTACTAATTTGAATAATCACCGAAGAAGTCACCAGAAAGACATGCCTTATGCATGCGATCTGTGTGACAAGATATTCCAACAACAGAACCACTTAATATTGCACCGTCAAATTCATACTCAACAATTGTTAAAAGTCGGACTATCAGCTACGGGACAAAGATTGACTCTGCTCACTTGTCTTGCGTGCGGTGACAGTTTCATGGAGGAAAGATTACTTAAAAGACATGTGAGAGAAAGTTGTAAAGAAGGGGGTGTTCCCAGGCCTAATATCAAAATACCAGGCTATTTACAAG atGGTGTGAAGAAGAAATGTATCTTTGGAGATTGTCAACTAGTATTCAACGACATGCCAAGTTTACATGTTCATCTTTCTAAGGATCACGGAATGTTGATCAATCCTAATCAAAATAAGGCGAGACGATACATcccaaattatttaaatgatgaTCAA GTTACCATAAAGACGGAAAAATCTCTACACCAGTTACCGATCGAGTCGTCTTCTCAACTAAAAATACCACATCCACCATCATCACTATCGTTATCGAAGCCATTCCAACCACCATTATCACAGGAATTCCAATCTCAACCAATAGATTTGAAAATTTTGGATATGGAG GTGACAGAAGAAAATGGCattgaaaatgtttattataacaCGCCTActaaattcaacaaaaaaaatgatgaatgtAATAAAAGTGACAG cgAAGAAAATTCGTCATCCAATGAAGAAACTTATGAAGAATCATGTGATGTTGGAAAACGAAAATACAAGTCTAATCCTCAAAAC ATGAAACTTGTCTGCAGTAAATGCTTTTCAACTTTCACCAGTCCTGCGTCTTTAGATAAGCATATCCAAAGTAAACATGGATaa
- the LOC143920231 gene encoding uncharacterized protein LOC143920231, which translates to MRDPLHIERSSSTTRHTPPQHHHHHHHHHQGPVRPHERRHAETGGSATTPPRATTTHSPARSIINHIDAPAAPAAPPTDITLGRAAPPQHRIARPSDQPPSCSRRHRPRIYRPFRAVHLCTQRMTHVNNFFSPRGCYCSIGCFGYR; encoded by the coding sequence atgcgcgatccactacacatagaacggtcatccagcaccacaagacatacaccacctcagcaccatcatcatcatcatcatcatcatcaaggccccgtccgtccccacgagcgtcgtcacgccgagacgggcggtagcgctacaacacctccacgagccacaacgactcacagtccagctcggagtatcatcaaccacatcgatgcccctgccgcccccgccgccccaccaaccgacatcaccctcggaagagcggcgccgccgcagcatcgcatcgcgcgaccatcggaccagccaccgtcctgctcgcgacgtcaccgccctcgaatctaccgaccattcagggcggtacacctatgtacacagcggatgacccacgtcaacaattttttctccccac
- the LOC143919523 gene encoding uncharacterized protein LOC143919523 isoform X1, with the protein MEGGAHPPGGAAPSHAMCKREEILECRKYQSYNQSSIVESNKMQYSSTIESHAMNDTNQQSTIPDYDDLLYCNLCNKAFAKTLQYQNHMRNHRAERRFPCIHCSKSFSQSNNLRAHLRIHTNERPFKCVECGKAFTQVTNLNNHIRLHTGERPYVCSVPGCDKAFAQVTNLNNHRRSHQKDMPYACDLCDKIFQQQNHLILHRQIHTQQLLKVGLSATGQRLTLLTCLACGDSFMEERLLKRHVRESCKEGGVPRPNIKIPGYLQDGVKKKCIFGDCQLVFNDMPSLHVHLSKDHGMLINPNQNKARRYIPNYLNDDQVTIKTEKSLHQLPIESSSQLKIPHPPSSLSLSKPFQPPLSQEFQSQPIDLKILDMEVTEENGIENVYYNTPTKFNKKNDECNKSDSEENSSSNEETYEESCDVGKRKYKSNPQNMKLVCSKCFSTFTSPASLDKHIQSKHG; encoded by the exons ATGGAGGGCGGCGCCCACCCCCCGGGCGGCGCCGCCCCCTCGCACGCG atGTGTAAAAGAGAAGAAATTCTCGAATGTCGGAAGTATCAGTCGTATAACCAGAGTTCGATTGTGGAGTCCAATAAAATGCAATATTCGAGTACAATTGAATCTCACGCGATGAACGATACGAATCAG cAATCCACTATACCAGATTATGACGATTTGTTGTATTGTAATTTGTGCAATAAAGCATTTGCTAAAACTCTGCAGTACCAAAATCACATGCGAAACCACCGAGCAGAACGTAGATTTCCCTGCATACACTGTTCTAAAT cattttcacAATCCAATAATCTTCGTGCTCATCTTAGAATTCATACAAACGAAAGACCATTCAAATGTGTCGAGTGTGGTAAAGCTTTTACACAG GTAACCAACTTGAATAATCACATAAGACTTCATACTGGTGAACGTCCATATGTTTGTTCTGTTCCGGGTTGTGACAAAGCTTTTGCACAG GTTACTAATTTGAATAATCACCGAAGAAGTCACCAGAAAGACATGCCTTATGCATGCGATCTGTGTGACAAGATATTCCAACAACAGAACCACTTAATATTGCACCGTCAAATTCATACTCAACAATTGTTAAAAGTCGGACTATCAGCTACGGGACAAAGATTGACTCTGCTCACTTGTCTTGCGTGCGGTGACAGTTTCATGGAGGAAAGATTACTTAAAAGACATGTGAGAGAAAGTTGTAAAGAAGGGGGTGTTCCCAGGCCTAATATCAAAATACCAGGCTATTTACAAG atGGTGTGAAGAAGAAATGTATCTTTGGAGATTGTCAACTAGTATTCAACGACATGCCAAGTTTACATGTTCATCTTTCTAAGGATCACGGAATGTTGATCAATCCTAATCAAAATAAGGCGAGACGATACATcccaaattatttaaatgatgaTCAA GTTACCATAAAGACGGAAAAATCTCTACACCAGTTACCGATCGAGTCGTCTTCTCAACTAAAAATACCACATCCACCATCATCACTATCGTTATCGAAGCCATTCCAACCACCATTATCACAGGAATTCCAATCTCAACCAATAGATTTGAAAATTTTGGATATGGAG GTGACAGAAGAAAATGGCattgaaaatgtttattataacaCGCCTActaaattcaacaaaaaaaatgatgaatgtAATAAAAGTGACAG cgAAGAAAATTCGTCATCCAATGAAGAAACTTATGAAGAATCATGTGATGTTGGAAAACGAAAATACAAGTCTAATCCTCAAAAC ATGAAACTTGTCTGCAGTAAATGCTTTTCAACTTTCACCAGTCCTGCGTCTTTAGATAAGCATATCCAAAGTAAACATGGATaa